In Deinococcus aquaedulcis, one DNA window encodes the following:
- a CDS encoding PxKF domain-containing protein: MRRLLSACALLFSVVLSGCAPQSPPAVADAPLAAAPALRAQSHDRYQNLSYTVTGPNTVRFELRGGFRASFYLLDDCRTPAGGPAACTGPGGLPAVGDYVDMDASTSNSFAFGDGTFRSGSMTGRVTAVDAAGDLLYARAITQTGSTIENGFTKTYAGPGPYTALFQACCRLDGANTGTNDNYRVRSVVSFAGNTANPVTTLPPVVDCVVATPCSFSVPAADPDGHVLVFRLSNQPSVLAETGIGGALPGSISPAGLYSVPAISAAAGTVFATQVTIEERLGSPSGTLIATTPVDFLIRLVTGNPPAFNTSPPFPSNGQVFTVNVGTPLSFQVRATDPDGTPVTVSDLGLPPGATFGGCVAAGGTTTCDLAWTPEADEAGNSFVVAFTARDASNVSAAPYSVTIQVPANTPPTLTLPANQSAEATSAAGAAVSFSAGAADAEDGALTPVCTPASGSTFALGTTTVMCTVTDSGGLSASGSFTVTVADTTPPTLSPPANVSVTPAPGQFSMPVSYPLPAASDAVDSSVSVVCTPASGSTFALGTTTVTCTATDDAGNSAQASFTVAVRFAVQGFFQPVRMNELNVIKAGSGVPLKFSLGGDWGLNILAAGSPSSMPVSCTTLGALGPAVPTDASGGSDLHYDGQYGYVWKTEKAWADTCRTVRVTLLDGTALEASFRLR, from the coding sequence ATGAGACGTTTACTCAGTGCGTGTGCACTGCTCTTCAGCGTGGTCCTGAGTGGCTGCGCGCCGCAAAGCCCGCCTGCTGTCGCTGACGCGCCACTGGCCGCCGCGCCAGCCCTGCGGGCGCAGTCGCATGACCGTTATCAGAACCTGTCGTACACAGTGACCGGGCCCAACACGGTGCGCTTTGAGCTGCGCGGGGGCTTTCGCGCCAGCTTTTATCTGCTGGATGACTGCCGCACGCCTGCTGGCGGACCGGCGGCTTGCACAGGCCCCGGTGGCCTGCCTGCGGTCGGCGATTACGTGGACATGGACGCTAGCACCAGCAACTCCTTTGCGTTTGGGGACGGTACCTTCCGCTCGGGCAGCATGACCGGGCGGGTCACGGCCGTGGATGCGGCGGGCGACCTACTGTATGCCCGCGCCATTACCCAGACGGGCAGCACCATCGAGAACGGGTTTACCAAGACCTATGCGGGCCCTGGCCCCTACACCGCCCTGTTCCAGGCATGCTGCCGGCTGGACGGCGCCAACACCGGCACCAATGACAACTACCGCGTGCGCAGCGTGGTGAGCTTCGCGGGGAACACCGCCAACCCGGTCACCACCCTGCCACCGGTGGTGGACTGCGTGGTGGCAACCCCCTGCAGCTTCAGTGTGCCCGCCGCCGACCCTGACGGCCATGTGCTGGTGTTCCGGCTGTCGAATCAGCCCAGTGTGCTGGCCGAAACCGGCATCGGTGGCGCCCTTCCAGGCAGCATCAGCCCGGCTGGGCTCTACAGCGTGCCCGCCATCAGCGCGGCGGCCGGCACAGTGTTTGCCACGCAGGTGACCATTGAGGAACGCCTGGGTTCGCCGTCGGGGACCCTGATCGCCACCACGCCCGTGGATTTCCTGATCCGGCTGGTCACGGGCAACCCACCGGCCTTCAACACCAGCCCGCCCTTCCCCAGTAACGGACAGGTCTTCACCGTGAACGTGGGCACGCCCCTGAGCTTTCAGGTGCGGGCCACCGACCCCGACGGCACGCCCGTGACCGTCAGCGACCTGGGCCTGCCCCCCGGCGCCACTTTCGGCGGTTGCGTGGCGGCGGGCGGCACGACCACTTGCGACCTCGCCTGGACCCCAGAGGCCGATGAGGCGGGCAACTCCTTCGTGGTGGCCTTTACCGCCCGTGACGCCTCGAACGTGTCGGCAGCGCCCTACAGCGTGACCATTCAGGTGCCAGCCAACACGCCGCCCACCCTGACATTGCCCGCCAACCAGAGCGCCGAGGCCACCTCGGCCGCCGGCGCCGCCGTGTCCTTCAGCGCTGGGGCCGCAGACGCCGAGGACGGCGCCCTGACCCCGGTGTGTACCCCCGCCAGCGGCAGCACCTTCGCCCTGGGCACCACGACCGTGATGTGCACGGTGACCGACAGCGGCGGCCTGAGTGCCAGCGGTAGCTTCACCGTGACGGTGGCTGATACCACGCCGCCCACCTTGAGCCCGCCGGCCAATGTCAGCGTGACCCCGGCCCCAGGGCAGTTCAGCATGCCGGTCAGCTACCCGCTGCCCGCTGCCAGTGACGCCGTGGACAGCAGCGTGAGCGTGGTCTGCACCCCGGCCAGCGGCAGCACCTTTGCGCTGGGCACCACCACCGTCACTTGCACCGCCACCGACGATGCGGGCAACTCGGCGCAGGCCAGCTTCACCGTGGCCGTGCGCTTTGCGGTGCAGGGCTTCTTCCAGCCCGTGCGCATGAACGAACTGAACGTGATCAAGGCGGGCAGCGGCGTGCCGCTGAAATTCAGCCTGGGCGGCGACTGGGGCCTGAACATCCTGGCTGCCGGGTCACCGTCCTCCATGCCAGTGTCGTGCACCACCCTGGGCGCGCTGGGGCCCGCCGTGCCCACCGACGCCTCGGGCGGCTCTGACCTG
- the xpt gene encoding xanthine phosphoribosyltransferase, which yields MQALVEAIRQQGEILPGGILKVDGLVNHQLLPDLTREMGETFARHFAPLAPTKIVTIEVSGIAPAIATAMTLGVPMVYARKKKPVTMKEPIFTAQSVSRTKGGVVDLFVSSEFLGPGDRVVVIDDFLASGGTLRALSTLIAQSGAGLLGIGCVVEKQFEHGRAKLADLGVPIHTLANIVRMDETGMEVVSGQ from the coding sequence ATGCAGGCACTGGTGGAGGCGATTCGGCAACAGGGTGAAATCTTGCCCGGCGGCATTCTGAAGGTGGACGGGCTGGTGAACCACCAGCTGCTGCCCGACCTGACGCGCGAGATGGGCGAGACCTTCGCCCGCCACTTTGCCCCGCTGGCCCCTACCAAGATCGTGACCATTGAGGTCAGCGGCATTGCCCCGGCCATCGCCACAGCGATGACGCTGGGCGTGCCCATGGTCTACGCCCGCAAGAAAAAGCCCGTGACCATGAAAGAACCCATTTTCACCGCCCAGTCGGTCAGCCGGACCAAGGGCGGGGTGGTGGACCTGTTTGTGAGCAGCGAGTTCCTGGGCCCGGGGGACCGGGTGGTCGTCATCGACGACTTCCTGGCCTCGGGCGGCACCCTGCGCGCCCTGAGCACCCTGATTGCCCAGAGCGGCGCGGGGCTACTGGGCATTGGCTGCGTGGTGGAAAAGCAATTTGAACACGGCCGCGCCAAGCTGGCGGACCTGGGCGTGCCCATTCACACGCTGGCGAACATTGTGCGGATGGATGAAACGGGAATGGAAGTGGTGAGTGGGCAGTAG
- a CDS encoding glycoside hydrolase family 16 protein, whose protein sequence is MLRLTLVLGLTACGTQAPQPMAQVGKALQPQATTLNFSGFTWALKEGQGMGPGPNNWSSRNVWVDPAGDLHLAIRRDGGAWTNAELFTSRRLGYGTYEWRVIGRVDQLDQNVVLGLFQYPTPDTVPAGQDPDGLFEIDVELARWGQAGALPLNYTTYPSVRGQPVTSRVLPLQLQGTYTTHRYTRLRDRVIHETFGGHTTALSNRIGCNEFVWPATYDPGTGRWTNPRIAQIEMPVHMNLWLFRGMAPVNGQDTEVIVRRFQYAPSDGSVNAGTPRC, encoded by the coding sequence ATGCTGAGACTGACACTGGTGCTGGGTTTAACCGCGTGTGGCACGCAGGCGCCGCAGCCTATGGCGCAGGTGGGGAAAGCCCTGCAGCCGCAGGCGACCACGCTGAACTTCAGCGGGTTCACCTGGGCCCTCAAAGAAGGCCAGGGCATGGGCCCAGGGCCCAACAACTGGTCGAGCCGCAACGTCTGGGTGGACCCTGCTGGCGACCTGCACCTCGCCATTCGCCGCGATGGAGGCGCGTGGACCAACGCCGAACTGTTCACCAGTCGCCGCCTGGGCTACGGCACCTACGAGTGGCGGGTGATCGGCCGCGTGGACCAGCTGGACCAGAACGTGGTGCTGGGCCTCTTCCAGTACCCCACCCCCGACACCGTGCCCGCCGGGCAGGACCCGGACGGCCTCTTTGAGATTGACGTCGAACTGGCCCGCTGGGGGCAGGCCGGCGCGCTCCCGCTGAACTACACCACCTACCCCAGCGTGCGCGGCCAGCCCGTGACCTCGCGCGTGTTGCCGCTGCAACTGCAGGGCACCTACACCACCCACCGCTACACCCGCCTGCGCGACCGCGTGATTCACGAAACCTTCGGCGGGCACACCACCGCGCTGTCCAACCGCATTGGCTGCAACGAGTTCGTGTGGCCCGCCACCTACGACCCGGGCACCGGGCGCTGGACCAACCCCCGTATTGCCCAGATCGAGATGCCCGTGCACATGAACCTGTGGCTCTTCCGGGGCATGGCCCCCGTCAATGGCCAGGACACCGAAGTGATCGTGCGCCGTTTCCAGTACGCGCCCAGCGACGGCAGCGTGAACGCGGGCACCCCCCGCTGCTGA
- a CDS encoding quinate 5-dehydrogenase: protein MTDPLQGWQPAPAGHKHVVSISLGNSTRNARETVTVLGQPFVIERLGTDGDAAKMAALFRALDGRVDAFGLGGADLYVIAGGKKYVFANVRKLVANARQTPVLDGSGLKNTLERDAIAQLDGLLQWRTQKVLMVSAVDRFGMAEALSEHGADVVYGDIVFGLNLDRPLRSIMSLRRVAGLVLPVITKLPQDWFYPTGAKQEQSVEGKGTKYYAWADVIAGDTHYAKRYAPQNLQGKTILTQTITAADREWMKARGVRRLITTTPRMGQRNFATNVLEAMFVALSGGREALSGPQYLDYIRQVGFQPEINDLD, encoded by the coding sequence ATGACCGATCCACTGCAGGGCTGGCAGCCCGCCCCCGCTGGGCACAAACACGTGGTCAGCATCAGCCTGGGCAACAGCACCCGCAACGCCCGCGAAACCGTGACCGTGCTGGGCCAGCCCTTCGTGATCGAGCGCCTTGGCACCGACGGCGACGCAGCGAAAATGGCGGCCCTGTTCCGCGCCCTGGACGGCCGGGTAGACGCCTTTGGGCTGGGCGGCGCGGACCTGTACGTGATTGCGGGCGGCAAGAAGTACGTGTTTGCCAACGTGCGCAAACTGGTGGCGAATGCCCGGCAGACCCCCGTGCTGGACGGCAGTGGCCTGAAAAACACCCTGGAGCGCGACGCGATTGCCCAGCTGGATGGCCTACTGCAGTGGCGCACCCAGAAGGTGCTGATGGTCTCGGCGGTGGACCGCTTTGGCATGGCCGAGGCCCTCTCAGAGCACGGGGCGGACGTGGTGTACGGCGACATCGTGTTCGGCCTGAACCTGGACCGGCCTCTGCGCTCCATCATGTCGCTGCGCCGCGTGGCGGGGCTGGTGCTGCCGGTGATCACCAAGCTGCCCCAGGACTGGTTTTACCCCACAGGCGCCAAGCAGGAGCAGAGCGTGGAAGGCAAGGGCACCAAATACTACGCCTGGGCCGACGTGATTGCGGGCGACACCCACTACGCCAAGCGCTACGCGCCGCAGAACCTGCAGGGCAAGACCATCCTCACCCAGACCATCACGGCCGCCGACCGCGAGTGGATGAAGGCGCGGGGCGTGCGCCGCCTGATCACCACCACCCCGCGCATGGGCCAGCGCAACTTTGCCACCAACGTGCTGGAGGCGATGTTCGTGGCCCTCAGCGGCGGGCGCGAGGCCCTGAGTGGCCCGCAATACCTGGATTACATCCGGCAGGTGGGCTTTCAGCCGGAAATCAACGACCTGGACTGA